ACAATCTTCTAATACTACATCACAGGTATTTGAAGTTCTTATTCCCATTTTATTTTCATGATTTCCTGTACTAAGTCCTGGAGTTCCTGCTTCAATTAAAAACATTGAAATTCCTTTAACTCCCTTTGATTTATCTGTCATTGCTGTTACACAATAGAAAGAAGCTACTCCTCCATTTGTAATGAAACATTTTCTTCCATTAAGTATATAATCATCTCCATCTTTTACTGCTGTAGTTTTCCCTGCACTTGCATCTGATCCTGCAGCTGGTTCTGTTAAACAGAAAGCTCCAAAACCTCCATCTATAATTAATTCACAAACTCTTTTCTTTTGTTCTTCATTTCCTGCTATTAAAACTGGTTTCATTCCAAGACCACTTGCTGATATTGTTGTTGCAAAACCTGCATCTGCAATTGCCATTTCTTCCATTAATGCTGCTACATCTATTCTACTAAGACCCATTCCACCAAATTCTTCAGGAACTTCTAACATATGTAATTGCATTTCTATTGCTTTATCATATATTTCTTTTGGCCATTCTCCACTTTTATCATATTCTTTACATTGTTCTTTCACTTCATTTTCGCAAAAATCTTTTACATCTACTAATAAATCTTTAGCATCCTCTGAAATTATATAAGCCATTATTATCTCCTCCATTTTTTTTGTTTGGTTTTATATTTCTTATTTATATTTAAAATTCGTAGCAAACTTTACCTGGGTTTAATACCATATTAGGATCAAAAACATGTTTTATTTCTTTCATTAATCTCATGTTAACTTCTCCTAAAGATTCGCATAAGAATTCTACTTTTCCATGACCAATTCCATGTTCCCCTGAAATTTGTCCCCCTAATTCAGTTGCTCTTGAGTAAGCTTTTTCCATAAAGTTTGCTGCTCTTTTTAAAAACTCTTCTTTTTCTAGATCATTACTACAAGCATATATATGTAAATTTCCATCTCCAGCATGTCCAAAACTCTTAATTTTTAATCCAACTTCACCTTCTAAAGAATTAATATATTTTAAATATTCTGGTATTTTAGTAATTGGTACAACAACATCACATTCATCTAATAATTTTGTATCTGCAATTATTGCTTCAAGGAATGATCCTCTAGCTGCCCAAGCATCTCTTTTTAAAGCAGGTGTATCTGCAACTAAAACATCCATTGCTCCAGCTTCAAGTACAACTTCTGAAGCTTTTTCTATTATATCTTCTAATTCTTCTTCAGAATTTCCATCAAATGTAACTAATAAATATGCTCCTACTTCTTCTCCTTCAACTTCTTTTGGGAATACTGATTTTCCTAAATAAGCTTCTGAAGATAAAACTATTTCTCTTTCCATAAATTCCAAAGCTTGTGGTTCTAAATGATTCATTTTAAATTTAGGAACAGTTGAAATACATTCATTTAAATCAACATAAGGTATTATTAAACTTACAACTTCTTTTGGTTGTGGAATTAATTTTAAAGTAATATCTGTTATTATTCCTAAAGTTCCTTCTGATCCTATCATTAAGTTTAATAAACTATAACCTGAACTTGTTTTAGATACATTTGCTCCAAATTTAACTATTTCCCCTGTTGGTAAAACAACTGTCATAGCTTTTACATAATCTCTAGTAGTTCCATATTTAACTGCCCTCATTCCACCTGCATTTGTTGAAACATTTCCTCCTAAAGTTGCAAATTTTTCACCTGGATCTGGTGGATATAATAAATGTTTTTTATTTGCTGCTTCAGCTAAATCATTAAGTAATACTCCTGGTTCAACTTTAACTATAAAGTTTTCTAAATCCCATTCTATTACTTTATTCATTTTTATAGTTGAAATAACTATTCCACCATGTATACAAACAGCTCCTCCTGCAAGTCCTGTTCCTGCACCTCTTGGAGTTACTGGTATTAAATTTTCATTACAAACTTTCATAATTTTAGAAACTTCTTCTGTTGTTAAAGCTTCTATAACTGCTTCAGGTATTGCTTTTCCATAAATAGACATTTCATCATGAGAATAATCTTCATTTACTTCTTTTCCAAAATAAACTCTTTTAGGAGCTATCTCTTTAAATTTTTCAATTATCTCTGGTGTTACTTTATTATAAGTCTTCATAATTCCTCCTTAAATTTATTATCTTTAAATTTTTATTTTTATTTAAATTACTGCTCCTTTAAAAACATAGGCTATTACTCCTAATATAATCATAAAGAAGAAATAATATTTGATAACTATATTAAATACTTTACTTTCTTCCCCTGCTATTCCAACTGCTGCAACTCCTATTGCTATACTTTGAGGAGAAACAGCCTTAGCTGAAACTGCTCCACAAATATTTATAGCTGCTAGCCACACTTCTGGTATTCCCAATGTTTTTGCTGTTTGAGCTTGAAGTCCTGTAAATAATACAACTGAAGGTGTTGCACTTCCAGCTACAAATGTGACAATTGAACCTATAAATGGAGCTATTAAAGGATAATAACTTCCTGTTACTGCAACTGCTAAAGTAGCTATATCTCCAACCATTCCACTATATCCCATAATTTTTGCTGTTGCTATTACTGATACTATTGTAATAATAGTTTTCTTCATTTCTATCAAAGTTTTCTTTAAAACACTTAACATTTCTCCAAAGGAAGCTTTTTGGATACTTCCTCCTATGAAACCAGCAATTAACATTACTATACCTGGAGTTGCTATCCATGTGAACACATACTTACTTGCTCCATTTCCATTATATATTTGTACTGCTGTTTTTATTGTTGCCAATGGATTATGAATCATTGGAAATAAAGTTGATGTTAGTAATAAAAAACAAAGAATTAATATAAATGGTAACCATGCTAAGATTCCCCTTGATAAAGATATTGATCCATCTCCTAAACTATGTTCACTTTTTTTAACATGATATTTTTTATTTTCTTCTGTTTCTTTAACTAAAAGTCTACCTGCTAATATTGTTGATGCCATTGAAGTTAAAGCTCCTATTACAACTGGTAACTCTGCACCAACATACTTTGCTACAAAATATTCAGGAATTAAGAATGATGCTCCTGATATTAAAGTTACTAGAAACATTCCTTTTAAAGCTTTTACAGATCTTCCTATTGTTATAACCAATATAAATGGAGTTAATATAACTATTGGAGAAGATTGTACAATTGCTGTTAAAGCTA
The DNA window shown above is from Fusobacterium sp. IOR10 and carries:
- a CDS encoding acyl-CoA dehydrogenase family protein, with translation MAYIISEDAKDLLVDVKDFCENEVKEQCKEYDKSGEWPKEIYDKAIEMQLHMLEVPEEFGGMGLSRIDVAALMEEMAIADAGFATTISASGLGMKPVLIAGNEEQKKRVCELIIDGGFGAFCLTEPAAGSDASAGKTTAVKDGDDYILNGRKCFITNGGVASFYCVTAMTDKSKGVKGISMFLIEAGTPGLSTGNHENKMGIRTSNTCDVVLEDCRVPASALVGAEGKGFGIAMKTLDQARTWMGCISAGIAQRGINEAIAYGKERIQFGKPVIKNQALQFKIADMEIKTETARQMVAHALTLMDMGLPFSKESAIAKCYASDIAMEVASEAVQVFGGYGYSREYPVEKLIRDAKIFQIFEGTNEIQRIVIANNVIGRI
- a CDS encoding FAD-binding oxidoreductase, whose translation is MKTYNKVTPEIIEKFKEIAPKRVYFGKEVNEDYSHDEMSIYGKAIPEAVIEALTTEEVSKIMKVCNENLIPVTPRGAGTGLAGGAVCIHGGIVISTIKMNKVIEWDLENFIVKVEPGVLLNDLAEAANKKHLLYPPDPGEKFATLGGNVSTNAGGMRAVKYGTTRDYVKAMTVVLPTGEIVKFGANVSKTSSGYSLLNLMIGSEGTLGIITDITLKLIPQPKEVVSLIIPYVDLNECISTVPKFKMNHLEPQALEFMEREIVLSSEAYLGKSVFPKEVEGEEVGAYLLVTFDGNSEEELEDIIEKASEVVLEAGAMDVLVADTPALKRDAWAARGSFLEAIIADTKLLDECDVVVPITKIPEYLKYINSLEGEVGLKIKSFGHAGDGNLHIYACSNDLEKEEFLKRAANFMEKAYSRATELGGQISGEHGIGHGKVEFLCESLGEVNMRLMKEIKHVFDPNMVLNPGKVCYEF
- a CDS encoding L-lactate permease; translated protein: MFLKFVLAVLPIIWLIVGFSWFKMSGHKACPIALLITTILSFVFWKMPFMGVLTAALEGVALAIWPICLTIVSAVFVYNIIVHTKNMEVIKAMLTRVSVDKRVLVLIIAWGFGGFMEGMAGFGTAVAIPASILYGLGVNPIYAAAVCMLSNTTPTICGSIGIPSITAGAIIGVPAAKVALTAIVQSSPIVILTPFILVITIGRSVKALKGMFLVTLISGASFLIPEYFVAKYVGAELPVVIGALTSMASTILAGRLLVKETEENKKYHVKKSEHSLGDGSISLSRGILAWLPFILILCFLLLTSTLFPMIHNPLATIKTAVQIYNGNGASKYVFTWIATPGIVMLIAGFIGGSIQKASFGEMLSVLKKTLIEMKKTIITIVSVIATAKIMGYSGMVGDIATLAVAVTGSYYPLIAPFIGSIVTFVAGSATPSVVLFTGLQAQTAKTLGIPEVWLAAINICGAVSAKAVSPQSIAIGVAAVGIAGEESKVFNIVIKYYFFFMIILGVIAYVFKGAVI